In Solanum stenotomum isolate F172 unplaced genomic scaffold, ASM1918654v1 scaffold3345, whole genome shotgun sequence, the DNA window cttcCCAATTATGTTTTGGGGCTTTCTCAAATATGCTGGTTTTCAagtatatttttcttatgtgGGATATTTTTGAGGTTCAAGTGCTAACTGATGGCTTGTTTTGGTTGCAGGTTTCTTTGACGCATTGACCCCATTAAACGAACGGTCTTTAAGAACTTGTAGTGTTACACTTCCCCTGCTATTTAGACTCAATAGAGAAGGGGAGGAAGTAAAGGAATAGAGGATGTTGGCTGCTAAAACCCTCCCACTCTCTTCCCCAGTCACCAAAGTCTCCAACTTTCCAGATTCCAGTCTCATTTTTCCGAAATCCATTCCAGCTATCAAAGCCAATCGAAACATTCTTAGCAACCCTTTTCAGGCCTCATGCCTCAAAACTTCCTTGGAATCCGTCATTGCACCTGATACTCAATCTTACCCTGGAGCAACCCGAGTGAAAATCCTTTCTGAAGCACTACCATTTATTCAAAAATTTCGAGGCAAGACTATTGTAGTGAAATATGGAGGAGCTGCGATGAAATCTGAGGCACTTCAGGCCTCTGTTATTGCTGATCTTGTCCTTCTTTCCTGTGTTGGTATGCGCATTGTCTTTGTCCATGGGGGTGGTCCTGAAATCAACCAATGGCTTGGTAAATTGGGTATCAAACCCAACTTTTTGAATGGCCTTCGTGTCACTGATGCCTCAACCATGGAGATTGTATCAATGGTCTTGGTGGGTAAAGTCAACAAACATTTGGTTTCCTTGATTAACAAGGCTGGGGCAACTGCAGTGGGGTTATCAGGAATTGACGGCCACCTTTTAACTGCACGTCCTTCCCCCAACTCTGAACAACTTGGTTTTGTTGGTGACATTGCTAGTGTGGACCCTAGTGTACTGCGTCCTCTCATTGACAATTACCATATCCCAGTGATCGCGTCTGTTGCAGCTGATAAGACGGGTCAATCCTACAATATT includes these proteins:
- the LOC125852303 gene encoding acetylglutamate kinase, chloroplastic — encoded protein: MLAAKTLPLSSPVTKVSNFPDSSLIFPKSIPAIKANRNILSNPFQASCLKTSLESVIAPDTQSYPGATRVKILSEALPFIQKFRGKTIVVKYGGAAMKSEALQASVIADLVLLSCVGMRIVFVHGGGPEINQWLGKLGIKPNFLNGLRVTDASTMEIVSMVLVGKVNKHLVSLINKAGATAVGLSGIDGHLLTARPSPNSEQLGFVGDIASVDPSVLRPLIDNYHIPVIASVAADKTGQSYNINADTAAGELAAALGAEKLLLLTDVAGILEDRNDPGSLVKQIDIKGVKKMTDDGKIAGGMIPKVNCCVRSLAQGVKTASIIDGRLQHSLLLEILTDEGAGTMITG